A stretch of DNA from Ricinus communis isolate WT05 ecotype wild-type chromosome 4, ASM1957865v1, whole genome shotgun sequence:
GTCTAGTAGCTACCTGCTAATTAACAAGTcttcagaaaagaaatgaagagaaGAACGGAGATCATAGGATCTACAGttgcttaattattaaaaaaaaaatgacacAATTTGGTACTCGGAATAGTCAGTGGAGAAGTTGCATAATTAATCTGTTTTTTGCCCTAGGCATTCATTCGCTAACCTATTCAAAACTGACAACTCATTAATCCATAAGAACCTGGAAATCACAGAAACGTCCAAGCTGAGGAAAATTGGGAAGTGCAAATATTTGAAGAATTACTGTGAAAGAATTCGGGGTTGTGGTGTAGCCCTATAATAGGAGGATCTAAATTCACACTACAGTCGAGTCCAGAACTTTAGACTCGTACAACAACAATTGTCAAGGGTTAAAGCTTCATTTTGAGAAGACCTGATTTCAAGTtcctttttagttttatttttccagTTTCAGTAATttgcataattatttaaattcagtATTATCAACGacaaattttcaaatttattctTAGTTAAGTTTCTCAGTTTAacttcaaattattttaatagcaTCTGCCTAATAATTTAGTCAGTGAGAGTTTTAAGAATCTTAAGGAAAAGGGAGAATTTACTTAATCGTTTTGATTAAGAAGTTAGTAAGGAATATTAACAATTCAAATACTGGTATGCTCTAATTAGGACGAAGATAATAAGTACCCTGtaactactactactactactactaattattattaatattaacttttCCTATTTTCATTAGTTTGCAGAGATTTTATAAACCTCTGTGGAATTGATCGTCTTTGACCCACCAACCTTGGCtaatctttttcctttttcctaaATGGTCTCAAATAAATTACATCAAAACATTGACTTTTGAGATTTTAGGCATTATTTATCTTGTGAAGTGCAAAGAATAATTCCTGAATAttgctttcttcttttaattttaacaattcCCAGGATTGAAAATTAGTAAATTGACAGGaactacttttttttttttattattttcctttttatttatttattgttttttataCGCATCCAATGCTTAAGAATAAGTCAAATTCTGAATGAGTGACATGATTACACTGGGAAATGCCTTACCCTGCAAATTAAAtggcattttttttaataaagttttaaaagatttaaattcaTTAGTCTCTTCTACTTGTATATATCTAATTTCTAATGCACGGCTGCCACAACGCCCCACCCACTTTGTAATCAAAGACATAAAGCTTTCcactattttctttctcaaatacTATTTGTTACATTTTTTTagtcaaaataaaattggatCAACGTATAGTTTTCAAATCAAGTATTATTTACAACttgttcattttctatttaggtaatattttaaatataaaaaatagatttaaaataaataaaataaaaaattcttattttcatttgaaataagtaatttcttatatataaaaaatataaaaaaaacatgttaaacttgttttcaaaattctttaaaaataaacttgttttttttttttttaagtttttaagaGTTTggttataattttgaaaatataaaaatttattttctattcttattttaaaaaaatactataaataaatataaatttttattttttgttttcgtttgaaattttttctagATATAGTTTAGTGTTTAACTTAAATATTCATATGTGTACTactttataaagaaatatggtaacaatattagatttaaaaaaaaatagagttcTTTTAAGTTAAACATGGAAATTCTTATGTATTGAAATGGATTACAGAGAAACATAATTGTAATTTATAACAGCAAAATATGgatgcatgaaaatgaaaaatacagCAATACGGCATGATGAGGAAGGaatattctatatttataatgGTAACTTGTCAACTGGGCCACTGAGTCCAAGGAAAGGGAGATCGAAGAATAGTTTGGTCTATATATGCAAAATTGAATTAACTTGTCAAATAAGTAAAAACCGGGCAGCTTATTTTTTAGGGGTTGCAATGAGATAAAAGTTTTCtctataaatatgtatttcgCCGACCATGAATGCTAATTATCCTGCTGTTTATGTATTAGATCTTCACAATATAACGATAAAACCTAAATACAGAAAAAGGAAACCAAATCCAGTTCATTTGATTCAATCTCCTTCAACTTCTCCTTGTAGCCAAATTCCATAACCACTAACCAGAAAAAAGCTAAAGCTTGCAACAAAAATGAAACAGAGTAAACCATGTCATAATTCCTAGCAAATCATTTTCTTCCCTCTCCATTTCCCCCCTGCAACTCTCATAAATCATTAAGGACAATAAAGGGAGAGGAAGAGagggattttctttttctttttctttttgtgtagAAGATGGTTTATTGATGGTGATGATCCCATGTGCTCTGTTCAATACAAAACAGAGAAGAACAGAAGACAAaggaaaattaaaaggaatcAAACCAACCCCATTTGATTTCAATGCAATTATCCTACAAAATCCTTCAAAATCTCATATGGGTattcttcatatttttcattttcttcatttcattttctgtTTCCACTCGTAGCTCCGAAATTCAACTTATCTGTGGCTCTCCAAAGGAGAATTTGAATTCTACTGTCTCCACCTCTTTCGTCCCAAATTTTGTCAAAGTTATGGAATCAATTCAACAACAAGTATCGACAAGAGAATGGGGAGATGCTTCTGTTACATTTCCGGCGCCTGAGGTCTACGCATTAGCACAATGTCATGGTGATCTTTCTAGTCTCGATTGCAAACTCTGTTTTAGCCAGGGCAGAGTAAAGCTCCCACGTTGCCTGCCAAAAAGTGCTGCTCGTATTTATCTGGATGGTTGCTTTATTCGCTATGATAATTACAGTTTCTTTCACGAATCAATAAACCCTGATTATGATTCTGTGAACTGTAGCCAACCAACTGGTGTTCTCGTTGATAATTCTTTGCATATGGAGTTCAAGAAAAAGGTTGCAGAAGTGATTAAGAACGTAACTGAAAAAGCGCTCGAAAATGGAACTTTTGCTACTGTTGAGGCTAAAGCAGGAGCGATTCCTGCTTATGCATTGGCTCAGTGCTGGAATTCTCTTACCTATGCAGAGTGCAGAGATTGTTTGGTGATGGCAGGGTCACCATTGAGACAATGTGCTCCTGGAGGAGGGGGTCAGGCTTTATATACCGGTTGTTATATGAGGTATTCGACGGAGAGATTCTTTAACACCAGCTCGGAATCAAATGATGAAGATGGTGAGCCTTGTTCTTGGTTTTGCAtgttttgtttcttgtttGCTCTTTTTTGGTATTTATAGTTTCTgattaaatagaaatactGATTGCTTGTTTGCTGATTTTACAGACTCTGATGCTGGAATAATAGGAGCAATAGCTTTAGCAGCAGTCGCGTTTATTGTGCTAGCTTCTTTTGGTGCTTTTATAGGGTATGAAAGATTATCTAAGAGGAAGAAAGGTAAAATCCCATCTACCAACCAATATCCTTCAATATTGTTTCGGTTAATTAGGCTCCAATTGGAGTTCTAAGTTGTAAACTCCAAGCCTCACACAGCCCGAGCTGTCGTTTTGATGTTCTAACATGATGTGCTCTTGCTTCTTCACAGACCAAGATAATCTCAGGCGCTTTCCAGAGACGTCTAATATGAACTTTAAGTACGAAGTGTTGGAGAAAGCAACCAATTTTTTCAATGATGAGACGAAATTAGGCCAAGGAGGAGCTGGTTCGGTATACAAAGGAAGTCTTCCAGATGGAAGAACAGTTGCAGTAAAGAGATTGGTATATAATACACGGCAATGGGTTGATCAGTTCTTCAATGAAGTGAACCTAATTAGTGGTATCCGGCATGCAAATCTCGTAAAGCTTTTGGGTTGCAGTATTGAAGGACCTGAGAGCCTTcttgtttatgaatatgtacCTAACAGGAGTCTAGATCAAATACTTTTTGGTAAGTAGCAGCAGATTCTGATCccaatatttttcaattggaTTGTCAGCAGCGTGTAGAAGTAGAATACTTAATATcatcatttccttttcttccaGTGAAGAGCACAATACATATCCTAAGCTGGCAGCAGCGGTATCATATTATTCTCGGAACAGCTGAAGGGCTTGCATATCTTCACGGAGGTTGCGGTGTGAAAATTATCCATAGAGACATAAAAACCAGCAACATTCTTCTTGATGAGAAGCTTATTCCGAAGATTGCTGATTTTGGACTTGCTCGTTGCTTCGCTGCCGATAACACTCACATTACTACTGGCATTGCAGGAACATTGTAAGAAATTGAATATGTGCACATCTTTCTTTGAAAACCATATTCATCTCTACTAAACatgaatttttgtttttgttttgggTAGGGGATATATGGCTCCTGAATATCTTATTCGAGGGCAGCTAACAGAGAAAGCAGATGTTTATAGTTTTGGAGTTCTTGTTTTAGAGATTGCAAGTGGCAAAAAGAACAGTGTTTACTCACAAGGATCAGGCTCGATTTTGCACAATGTAAGTTTCTTGAATATCTAGATTCCATTTCCCTTTTCGTTAAAAACTTGTTATTGTAGACCATCTTCGGCCATTAATTGCTCAAAAAGAACGCAGCCAATTTAACattgttttatttgttaataataatatatcagGTCTGGAAGCATTATAAGGCAAGAACGCTTGCTGAAGCAATAGATCCTGCGCTAAAGGATGAACATCCTGGAAAAGATGCAGAAAATGTGCTACAGATAGGACTTCTATGCACTCAAGCTTCTGCATCACTAAGACCATCAATGACTGAAGTAGTTGAGATGCTAACAAATAAGGAATGTGAAATTCCCACACCAATGCAACCCCCATTTCTGAATGCAAGTGTTCTTAGTGCGGGTGGTTCTACGGAAAACTCTATTACGAAAGTTTCACTTACAAAAATTTTGCCCATAACCTTAAATCGTGAAAAGATTTTAGCTCAAATGCCCTCAAATGTCACTCAGAGTTCATTTGTTACAGCTAGTTCTGGATGGAGCTGTTCCTCAACAGACCAGCTTGACCCGAGATAGTATCGATCTcgatattcttttaaatatgttagttTGAGAAACAGAGACCATTGTTCATTCAAGCAATTAGATGGAGCCCAAGAAATGGACTGCACAGTGCCTTGCCGGAAGTGGGTTCGAAGAATATCGATGGGGGCAGGCATGCTATAGTTCTTGTTGAATTATGAGTCTTCAAATGAAAAAGATGaactattattaaaaccaaaaaagattCAAGTTAGATAGATTTTATCGCACAGAGGGCTTCTGTAGGAGGTGCTTATGAGTAGTTGAAGATTTTCCATTTGAGGGGGATGATTCATagcttttctcttcttcttcttcttcctcttttaaCAAAACGTATTCCCCAAAAGGCATATCAAACGACATTTGTAGATTTTTatacctttatttttttcttctttttcctgctTACAGATATGATTTATTAAAACAtctcaatttctttataagacaaaatatttctaattagtAGACCTTTATACTTTTATCCTGTAATGCAGCTCCCTCTTACAGTTACCTTCCCAGGGCAATTTCCAACAAATTTTAGTTGGCAACGCCTCTTCTCTTCTTATTATCTTTGTCTATTAGGTTAGTGCCACTTAAgagtttctttcttcttctaataTAGAGCTTCTGTAACTTTGATTTCCTTTAAATGTAGCTTTGTGGTGGTTAGAGTTTTAATGGCAGGTTGTAGAGATGAACGCTTTTGATTGgtttaaatctattaaaaaaaaatattttatttaacaaaatgtgagaaataaattaaaatagaaatgatcaaactgaaaatgaatattttaatattactaatgaaatttattttagtttagtttttaaattaattttcattttaatcaaaatataaaaattttaaaattataaataaatttcaattaaatataaaatatatatatttttttattttaattatttgggACTAGGTCCATTATTTTGAATCTATGCCTCTTGTACTATTACTGCAATGGTCtaatagattaaaaaagaagaagatataaatcaaattattcaaaataaaatttattgaaatagATGTTGACAGTCCATCTTGAGTGCAAATATGAATGAGTGGAGTATGAACTTAGATTTCGATCTATTTAATGATTTACCTTTTTAATCGTAAAATGCAATTATTACAGGtagaattagaaaattatggaATTGCTTTGTTGAATTACTTTGCTCTAAATTTGCATGTTCACATGTGTTGCCAACAACTTTCTATAATGGAGGAATGTGTTATTGAAATCAAATCAACTGCCCTCACCTCCCGTTAGTGCATTTGGTTGGCAATAgccaaaactaataaaaaaactgatatttatatatatttaataatttaaaattaataaatatatattatttatctattatattaatatataaataaattttctattataagattttataGCGAAAGCTCGgagtaaaagaaattaatctcaaataaatatgatcttttatataatatggCAATTGAaacgaaaataaaaagtaaatgttAAGATTAAGGAATTTATTCAcacaaaagaataatttttaatagatttttaggataaataatgaattgaATTGCATATTAGAACGAGGGAGAGTATGATCcaatttatttctataaattttgaaaaagagaagtaaaactataattataaaGGAATTAAAATATCGTGTAACTTAATTATTTGGATAAATATCTTAtattagaattgaattctttttgaataagtaattttttaaaaattcctCGAAACTCAAAGAATATAACgtaagtaatatttataaaaaaataaaataaacaaggagtataatatttaaaataatatttataaggcatctgatatataatatatatgtctCAGCTTCAAATTTGATCCTCTTCAAATATGGGGAACTATCTTCATCCATTAAAATTCTTCACTTTCCTAAATATTAATACTAACAACAATGAGTTTTGGCCGTCATAAAAGTAAACTACACAGCACTGTAAAAAGAATtgagggaaaaaagaaaaacagaaaagaaattaagaaagttcACATTCAAGAGAACTATTGGGCTGAGAGCCCAATGATAAAGTCAAATATCAAGGAGAATAATTTCCAATCAGCCCAGCATGGATCATAAATAACTGACTTGAGGCAGAAATTTGTTAAATCATGCTCGAAGACTAATCCCTTTTCCGGGAAAATTGAGTGGATAATGGAGTAGGAAGTTGGGGCTCAGTAGTCAGCACTAGCTAGCAATATAGAATCAGAATCTCACTTACCAAACcagaaaaataatactattattttgcatcttttgcttttccatTTTGTGAGCAGCTATTTCTCAAGACGAGACTGAAGTTCTCTAAGAAACGACTTCATTCGGACGATGACTTCGAGCTCAGGAAAGTTTCCTTCTCTTCCTCCTCTTGAGTGGAAGTTCTCTCAAGTCTTTGGTGAAAGAATTCCTGGTGAAGATGTTCAAGATGGTTGGTGCCTTCTCCCTCCTCCTTTTTTGTTCCCTCTCTCTGGATGTCTAAGTACAACTATTTGAATTAGTTTAAGCAGTGTTAAGTTCAGTTTTGGTTTGCTACTTGCTAGTTTGCTCAGACAACGTTTTGGAAGagcaaaaattgaagaaaaatttaaCCTTGTATATAAAATCATTGAGGTCAATAGTTATATAGGTGACATGGAGATCAAGAATACATGTTTCTTGACTGATTAATTTGCATGGGGATAGGCTTACCACTCACCACTTTCATAAAAGTTAATCACGAACAGAGAGGAAATGAATTCTTTTCTGCCAATTAACTCTAATATATTACTCGTTCTGGTTGAGCTCTCGAGATGAAAAGGAACTCCAGCatataaattatgatattttagtcTCATGTTTTCTGCTTTCATTATCTgccaaaatgaataaatacacatgtatTTGTTGCAaactagaattatttttataaaacctTTTTGATCAATTGATGTTTTTGCCGTTGATATTTTAAGTTATGGCTTTTAATTCCAGCTGATGTTGTATCTGCAATTGAATTCGACAAAAGTGGGGATTACCTTGCAGTTGGAGATAGAGGCGGCCGTGTTGtgatttttgaaagaaaagacaGGAAAGATGTAAGGATTTTTCGAAACAGTTCAGATCTCTGACACATGTTTTAGAATCTCTAGATTAGACagataatttttgaattcatTTGGGTTATATCCTTTTGTTTAGGCTGACAGCTGTATTGGTTGTTTGGCATCTAATGTTGGATAAATTGGGTTTATGATCTTTTTACCCTTAATTATTGGCTTCTTAGACTCCAAACCAATACAATTCTCGAAATGAGTTGGAGACATTGGATTTCACCTTCACAGGACATCCCATATATCAATACAAGACCGAATTTCAGTCTCATGAACCCGAGGTAAATTAAAATCATGTCATGCGTGCTTTATTTCTGTTTCTAGTTAACTTATGCATATGATGTTACGACTTTTGTTATAGATTCTTATAGTGCTGTCCTTCTTTATAGTTTGATTATTTGAAGAGTTTAGAGATTGAGGAGAagattaatagaataaaatggTGTGCAACTCCCAACGGATCATTATTTATCCTTTCAACAAATGATAAGACAATTAAGTTGTGGAAGGTATGTATTCTAATTTTGACTTCTCGCACCAAAATATTGTTGCCGAGTTATTAGTCCATTATAGATCGCTTCACTATTTGTGGTTTCTGTGTCCAGGTTAAGGAATGTAAGGctaagaaagtaaaagaaatagacCCCACTTCAATAGTGTGTTCAGAAAGTGCCCTTTTGGCTGAAAGAAGTTTCATAAGAGAGCAAGGCAAACCATCTAATGGCTATCATCTGGGATGGACAGAGAATAACAGCTCGCCATTCCAAGAAGGGCACACCAAGGTATCTACTTGTGTTCATGATAAAACCCTCCAGTTTTTCAGGTCATACATGCATATATACACATTTAAATAAACATGTATGCGTCTGtgtatatttcaattatttttgttcTACAGTTAAATTTACTAGTTTACTCTGTAAATAGTTTGCTTGTGCTGAAGACACAACTCGTGCTAGTTGTCGAAAGGTGTATGCTCATGCTCATGATTTTAACATCAACTCAATCTCTAACAATAGGTAAAATTTTGGCTAGTGTATCATCTCTCACTTAGTCTGGTTTAATGCAAGGAATTCAAATGCTGAATAAGACATTATatagatttaatatatatattttctgcGGTTTCTAAGATGTGCATGATCTCTTTACAGTGATGGTGAGACATTTATTTCTGCAGACGACCTCCGCATTAACTTATGGAACCTTGAGATCAGTGATCAGTGTTTCAATATCATTGACATGAAACCATCAAACATGGAGGATCTTACTGGTAATTCTGCCCTTCGATTTCTTGTTCTAAGCTGACCATACTCTGAACTCTTGTGCAAATTCGAGCTCTGATGGCAGATTTCTATTAATACTCTTAGTTCTCTaagatcttttacaaatcttaTGTTGGCCTTAATCACCTAAATATGCGAGAACAGATAGAAAGGCATGGCTTGCTAAATGAGTGATCATCAAATTTACTCATCTTTATTTTCAGGTCAAAGTGTCCCATTGAAAGGAATTTTCTTAATTCCATCattgtaataaaaaagtaaatgcTCTCTTGTTATTGATTACCAAAAGCCTAAGGTTATTGTCTAcaattcattttctatttatatttgcTTAGCTTTTTGGCTTTTGGAATTGCTGATTTCGAATATGGACTCTTAAGAACTTGTGGTTTAGCCAATGGTTTATATGGCATGATAAAGTGGATTGGCTACTTTTGTGCAACCACTATTAATTGTTCTTAAGCTTTATGATTCAGATTATaagttcttttttcctttgtttttcaTGATTATCTTAAGCTTTTACGACTTCAATTTCTTATGCTTATTTTATCTGAATAACTATTTGgctttgattttatttttatttttttgaggaAAGACTTtgaataaagttaaaatgagtgtgaaaagttaaatttttgaGTCTGAATTACGGCTGTCATGCATATAGCAATCTAAAGATGGAAGATCTGAAATATCAAGACCTTCATTATATTCACATGAAACTGCcatcttttaaaaattcaagttGCAAGTTTATCCTGGCTGGATGTGGCTTTTGGCTTTGCACTAAAGAAAAGCCTTTGTTGAATTgttaattcatttataaaatgaaaactGGCATTCTGACAAAATTGTTTTCGGCCTGCTGCTTTTATCTAACACCCAGTCATCTCTGTCAGTTATCTTCTCCTAATTGAGGCCTTAAACTTCTATTCAGAGGTCATAACATCAGCTGAATTCCATCCACTCTACTGTAATATGCTTGCATACAGCAGCTCCAGAGGTTTTATTCATCTAGTTGACATGCGGCAGTCAGCATTATGCGATCAGAGTGCAAGAATGTGAGTTTAGTTTGTTGTCTGTTGCATTTCCTAATATATTCTTCTCAGATTTCCATCTTAATTATGGCTTTTAATACATTGTTTTTCCCAAACTCAAGACATTATTGTGATATCATGGAGTACTGTTAACTTGTTATACAGTTTACAAGATGCAGAATGCCGCGGGTCAAAATCATTCTTTACAGAGATCATTGCATCTATCTCTGATGTAAAGTTCACAAATGATGGACACCACATTCTAAGTCGagattatatgaatttaaagGTGTTTGACCCAACTTATGCATATTTAGATGTCTTTTCAATTCAGACACTGCTTCATCcagtttatttttgttctgTTCTTGTTGCTCCTCTTCAGAGAGTATGCATACGTAAATATCTTGATCTGATACTTTGTCTTTGGAAGACAACAAGCACTTCTCTGTTTACCAATTTCTATATCCCCCCATCTGCAACATGGTTCTGTGCCACTTCATTCTCTGGTCTAAACTATCTGGGCATGTATTCGAAGATTGTTTTAATACTTTATATCTTTTCACTAATAAGGTTGAATAAGCTCATACTTCATTTTTTACCAGGTCTCCCATGCACTTTAGTTTTGTGGTGCATATATCTCAAATTCTTGTTATCAGCTGatgctttcatttttttttactttagttGTGGGATATACGTATGGATCCTTTGCCTATTTCCATATTCAAGATTCATGAGCACCTAAGGCCTAAGGTACGAATGTCTTGTTATGTTACGCCATTTAAGAAGATGTCTCTCTGGAAGTTTTCCATTAGTTGCTTGCAACAAATTTTTGTATTACTTGCATATTTATTGGAGTTTGCATCAGTCATAAAGATCTTAATACTTCTAGACACCTCCCTTGTTTCTTTGTTACTATTACTCgaattattattacttatcCTTGTTTTCTCACCTCAAAGACACCGACCTTGTTATGGTACTTTTTGCTGAcaagtatatttgtcattcaCTTGTTTGTAATTCAACTTAGTTTTGCATGAATTTCGACCTTAGCTCAGTGGCTAGAGCAGAGTATGTTCTCTAGTCACTGGTTCAATTCTGGCAGGTCGAATGATGAGCATCTTGACCAAATCACGAATTTGCTTAATAATAGGAAAGCTCCCACTGCTGAAACTAAAACTCCAGCATTCTTTAGTAAATAGTAATTCTCTAGTTGTGAAAAAAATGATTACGGGGTACTTTAGTGTTTTGTGTTATGCACATATTTTACTGATAAGAGTTCATTAATTACTGTCACCTTTATTCCTAGACAAAAATCTCACATCATTTTGTGCTGTGTCCTGCAGTTATCTGATTTGTATAATAATGACTccatatttgataaatttgaGTGCTGCATCAGTGGAGATGGACTTCATTTTGCTACAGGATCTTACAGGTTGCTCATCTGATTTTAGTAGATATCAAATCTTGCCTTGTCTCAACTTAGATATCTGTTCCATTGACAATTCTTTTCTGATTTGCACTTAGCAATCTTTTACGAATATTCTCCTATGGGGTCGGAAGCGAAAACGGCATTACAGTGGAAGCTAGTAAGAATCCAAACAGGTTGGATTGTGAAGTTGAATTATCAATTCGTTGcagaaatttatttgaaaatttatttcagtTGACTGAAGTTGTTCCTTGCTTtctattaaaacttaaaaacaGGAAGTCACTTCCCCGTTCCACTTCAAGGGCTAGGAGATCATCCTTGAGCAACCTAACACGTGGATTTTATTGGCATGGTTGGAGTTCCtcttatttatctttaaatttcttttttcctgtATCTAGTGTTCATGCTTAATTTAGTTGATCCAATGACCATTCAGGAAATGAAAATTCAAGTTCAGGTGGCAATGAATTTTCCTGCGACTTGACCTCTAAGCTGCTTCATCTGGCATGGCATCCAACTACAAATATGATTGCCTGCTCTTCTGGAAATAGCCTGTACATGTATTACGCGTAGCGACTCAAACACAGTTCGGTTGCTGCTCATTATGCATAGCGTCATGGCACGATGTGGTACTGCTCGGAAGTATCAATCCAAATGTTGCAGAGTTTGTCCACGAATAGTacattaaaaaagtaaaaaaaaaaagtctgaCAGACGAACAAACAGAGAGCAA
This window harbors:
- the LOC8288979 gene encoding cysteine-rich receptor-like protein kinase 1, with protein sequence MQLSYKILQNLIWVFFIFFIFFISFSVSTRSSEIQLICGSPKENLNSTVSTSFVPNFVKVMESIQQQVSTREWGDASVTFPAPEVYALAQCHGDLSSLDCKLCFSQGRVKLPRCLPKSAARIYLDGCFIRYDNYSFFHESINPDYDSVNCSQPTGVLVDNSLHMEFKKKVAEVIKNVTEKALENGTFATVEAKAGAIPAYALAQCWNSLTYAECRDCLVMAGSPLRQCAPGGGGQALYTGCYMRYSTERFFNTSSESNDEDDSDAGIIGAIALAAVAFIVLASFGAFIGYERLSKRKKDQDNLRRFPETSNMNFKYEVLEKATNFFNDETKLGQGGAGSVYKGSLPDGRTVAVKRLVYNTRQWVDQFFNEVNLISGIRHANLVKLLGCSIEGPESLLVYEYVPNRSLDQILFVKSTIHILSWQQRYHIILGTAEGLAYLHGGCGVKIIHRDIKTSNILLDEKLIPKIADFGLARCFAADNTHITTGIAGTLGYMAPEYLIRGQLTEKADVYSFGVLVLEIASGKKNSVYSQGSGSILHNVWKHYKARTLAEAIDPALKDEHPGKDAENVLQIGLLCTQASASLRPSMTEVVEMLTNKECEIPTPMQPPFLNASVLSAGGSTENSITKVSLTKILPITLNREKILAQMPSNVTQSSFVTASSGWSCSSTDQLDPR
- the LOC8288978 gene encoding serine/threonine protein phosphatase 2A 55 kDa regulatory subunit B beta isoform isoform X2 — encoded protein: MTSSSGKFPSLPPLEWKFSQVFGERIPGEDVQDADVVSAIEFDKSGDYLAVGDRGGRVVIFERKDRKDTPNQYNSRNELETLDFTFTGHPIYQYKTEFQSHEPEFDYLKSLEIEEKINRIKWCATPNGSLFILSTNDKTIKLWKVKECKAKKVKEIDPTSIVCSESALLAERSFIREQGKPSNGYHLGWTENNSSPFQEGHTKFACAEDTTRASCRKVYAHAHDFNINSISNNSDGETFISADDLRINLWNLEISDQCFNIIDMKPSNMEDLTEVITSAEFHPLYCNMLAYSSSRGFIHLVDMRQSALCDQSARILQDAECRGSKSFFTEIIASISDVKFTNDGHHILSRDYMNLKLWDIRMDPLPISIFKIHEHLRPKLSDLYNNDSIFDKFECCISGDGLHFATGSYSNLLRIFSYGVGSENGITVEARSHFPVPLQGLGDHP
- the LOC8288978 gene encoding serine/threonine protein phosphatase 2A 55 kDa regulatory subunit B beta isoform isoform X1; translation: MTSSSGKFPSLPPLEWKFSQVFGERIPGEDVQDADVVSAIEFDKSGDYLAVGDRGGRVVIFERKDRKDTPNQYNSRNELETLDFTFTGHPIYQYKTEFQSHEPEFDYLKSLEIEEKINRIKWCATPNGSLFILSTNDKTIKLWKVKECKAKKVKEIDPTSIVCSESALLAERSFIREQGKPSNGYHLGWTENNSSPFQEGHTKFACAEDTTRASCRKVYAHAHDFNINSISNNSDGETFISADDLRINLWNLEISDQCFNIIDMKPSNMEDLTEVITSAEFHPLYCNMLAYSSSRGFIHLVDMRQSALCDQSARILQDAECRGSKSFFTEIIASISDVKFTNDGHHILSRDYMNLKLWDIRMDPLPISIFKIHEHLRPKLSDLYNNDSIFDKFECCISGDGLHFATGSYSNLLRIFSYGVGSENGITVEASKNPNRKSLPRSTSRARRSSLSNLTRGFYWHGNENSSSGGNEFSCDLTSKLLHLAWHPTTNMIACSSGNSLYMYYA